The genome window ATCCAGTAAGGCAACCTTGGAGAGGTTTGCCAGGAATGTAAGTAAACTCATTGTGACAACTTACAGCTGGATAGTTAGTTAATTCTTGAATTTTTCTATCTAACGTATAATAAATACTTCTATCAGTGATATCCATGGCAAAATCATCTTTAGATTCAAGAGGGCGGATAAAAACTCCACCAAAAGTATGATAATTTAGCCAAAAATATAATTCAGGGATGCTCAAAGCAAAATCTGCAATGGCTTTACTTTCAGGTTCAGAGAAAGGCATTTTACCGCCTTTGTTATCTAAATAATTTGGAACCCAATCAACAGGAAAATTACGATTTAAATCTACTTCATTATCACCTACGCAATTAGCAGGTGGAATTGATGTGCCATCAAAATTTTCTATTATTCCTTCAGGATAAATATCATAAAAAGGTTCTTTGTCACCTAATTCACGTTTGCGAATCAACTGAGGATACATTTCATCTTGAACCCATGTGCCAGAGGGACTTTTTTTTCGTATGTATCCTATTCTATTTTTTTGTTGCAACAATTCATATGTGTTAAGTTTAATATCTTTCTCTAACAAACACATTCTTTGCCAATAACAACCAAGTTCAGATTGATTTCGCATGTCTCGTGCATTGCTACGATTTTTCTTTCCAGTTGTAAAATATTGTTCAGCACCATCAGGGCAAATTCGAGGAATAAAAACATAATTCACTTGGAAAAATTTATCTTCTTGATTTGTTAATTTTTCCGCTAATTGTTGAATGTGAGCAAGAACTGTATTGGTGCCAATAAGTTCTGCTGAATGCATATTGGCATCCATCCAAACAGTTGGTTGTTTTATTTTTTTACCTTTTGGATAAACACGTAATGCTACAATGGATCTATTTTCTAATGTTTTAATTAAGTTTATTTTTTCTATTTCTACATTTTTAGGAAATTGTTTGCAAAGAAGATCTAAATCGGAAATCATTTCATTATAATTTAAATATTTATGTGGAAAAGATAATTTAGACATAAGATCTCCTTTAAGCTTCTATATTTTATTATTCTTGAATATCAAAATTGTGGTAGACGTTTTGCACGTCATCATGTTCTTCTAATTTGTCAATTAATTCAAGAGCTATTTTCGCATTTTCTCCAGATAAAGAAACAGAATTATCTGGAATTAGTTCGAGACCTGCTTTTTCAAAGGGAATATCTGCTTTTACTAAGGCTTCACGGACTTGCGCAAAAGAAGTTACTTCTGTGTACACCGTAGTAAAATTGTCTTCAGTAAGGACATCTTCTGCGCCAGAATCTAGAGCAATTTCCATTATTTTATCTTCTGCAACTTTCTGGGCATTGATAACAAACACTCCCCGTTTTTTAAACATCCACGCAACAACACCCATTTCGCCCATGTTTCCGCCGTTTTTTTGAAAGATACGGCGTAACTCGGGATGTGTCCGATTTCTATTATCAGTCAAAACTTCTACCATAATGGCTGAGCCAGCTGGACCGTAGCCTTCGTAAGTAATTTCTTCAAAGCTCATACCGGTCATTTCACCTGAGCCTTTTTTAATAGCGCGCTCTATATTATCTTTAGGCATGCTATTATCTTTTGCTTTATTGACTGCAGCGCGCAGAGCCGAATTAGAGTTGATATCGCTTCCGGCACGTGCAGAAACCATGATTTCACGGGCAAGTTTGGTAAAAAGTCTCGCTTTAGCAGCTGCACTTGAAGCCATTCTGCCAGCAATAGTATTGTGTCGACCCATAAAAATATCCTTATATATATAGAATTTAATCTTTGCACAAAACTTCTTCAAGAAATGTGCATTAAAATACATTAAGTGATTTACCATTAAGACTTAAGATTGAAAAGGGCTTAGTGATTTGCTAAATAAGAAATTAATTAAGCTAAA of Pigmentibacter sp. JX0631 contains these proteins:
- a CDS encoding M14 family metallopeptidase; translated protein: MSKLSFPHKYLNYNEMISDLDLLCKQFPKNVEIEKINLIKTLENRSIVALRVYPKGKKIKQPTVWMDANMHSAELIGTNTVLAHIQQLAEKLTNQEDKFFQVNYVFIPRICPDGAEQYFTTGKKNRSNARDMRNQSELGCYWQRMCLLEKDIKLNTYELLQQKNRIGYIRKKSPSGTWVQDEMYPQLIRKRELGDKEPFYDIYPEGIIENFDGTSIPPANCVGDNEVDLNRNFPVDWVPNYLDNKGGKMPFSEPESKAIADFALSIPELYFWLNYHTFGGVFIRPLESKDDFAMDITDRSIYYTLDRKIQELTNYPAVSCHNEFTYIPGKPLQGCLTGFSYQAIGAISYVCELWDLPKRIGRDDRPFVRRYDFWTKKEWRKIYELDRDSNNNTIFGTPWKSYQHPQLGEVEISEFPLTFGIFNPPESLISEVVENQMGLLPLIVDIAPQPKVTAKIIDGKDQSFSSISLRIENTGFLSTNISAARVKAQGEKKIIAQVIELKNAEVLGSSIHHFKPLNGYAPVINGWLDSPDLGSNYSSSYTVKIPVKKINANKVIQGVIKVQIPFLGEYFAIIGEN
- a CDS encoding YebC/PmpR family DNA-binding transcriptional regulator; this encodes MGRHNTIAGRMASSAAAKARLFTKLAREIMVSARAGSDINSNSALRAAVNKAKDNSMPKDNIERAIKKGSGEMTGMSFEEITYEGYGPAGSAIMVEVLTDNRNRTHPELRRIFQKNGGNMGEMGVVAWMFKKRGVFVINAQKVAEDKIMEIALDSGAEDVLTEDNFTTVYTEVTSFAQVREALVKADIPFEKAGLELIPDNSVSLSGENAKIALELIDKLEEHDDVQNVYHNFDIQE